The Buchnera aphidicola (Brachycaudus cardui) genomic sequence TAAAAATATATTAATTTTTGTTAATTGTATGCATAAGTATCCATATTGGATTCGTACTAGTATTATAGATATTAATTTTTTTTAATGTTCCATTTATCTGAGAAATACTATATAAAATAAATGTATTAGATTTTTCTCCAGTTACTATTAAATATGTATTATTATCATTGATAGAAAAAGATCGGGGTTGTTCTACTGTTGGATAACTTTCAAAAAAAGTAATGTTATAATTCTTTTGATCAATATGAAATAAAGAAATAATATTTAAAAATCGATCAGAAGCATATAAAAAACGACCACATTGTGTGATATGAATATCAGAAGACCAATAGCGATCTGAAAGTACATTATTTAATATATTAATGTTTTGTATATTTTCTACTTGTATAATGTTATTTTTTTTATTTATTCTCCATACATCTATAGTTCCATTAAGTTCATTTATAGTATAAATAAAATCTTTATTTGGATGAAATATAATATGACGTGGTCCAGAGTTTTTTTTAGTATGTAATAATTTCTGTTCAGTATTTTTTAATATTCCATGATCTGTTAAATGATATAGATAAATGGTATCTTCCTTTAAAGACATAACAAATAAAATATTGTATTTATAATTTATTTTAGCAGAATGGCAACCTTCTATATTATAAATAATTTGTATTGGATTTTGAGGAATACCATATTTATTTAGCGGGCTAACACTAATACAATTAGAATTGTATGAGCTGCAAAATAAAAATTCTTTAGTATAGTTTAAAGAAATATAATTTGGATTTCCAGGAATAAAACTTTCACTTTTTTTTTTCAAAAAACCATTATCATCAATACAGTATGTAATAATTCTATTATTAGGACGAATACCAGCGTATAACAAATTTTTACTCTTAATAATTTTAAGAGGTTGCACTTGACCATCTGTTATAACTGTTTGTATGAGATTCATTTCTCCATTTTTATATAAATTCCATACTTCTATATTTTCACTAACTGAATTTGCAATATATACAACTTCTTTCATATAATTCCTTTAATATTTTTTGATAATTATGTCATATAAATTCTTTATATGATAATAAATTTTAATTAAAAATATTTTTTAATCATGATTGTTTACTTAAATTATATAATATATTTTTGATCCAAATTAGACGTAAATAATCATCATTTGGATGCCAAATAAATTGTAGTGTTGTTGAATTTTTCATTTTCCAAGTATTAGGTTCATCTTGAAATATTTTTAATAGATATTGAGTATTAATTGAATTCTTATTATTAAATTCTATAATGCCTATTTTTTTATTAGATTTAATACGTTTTATACCTATTTTATATGCTATTAATCGAATTTTAGCAATTATAATTAAATTTTTAGAAAAATCAGGTAATGGTCCAAATTGATAGATTAATTCATTTTTTATTTGTTCTATGTTGTTTTCATTTTCAGCATTAAAAATTTTTTTATAAAAAAATAATCTTGTATTAACATCTACAATATAGTTATCAGGTAATAAAGAAGATACATATAGTTCCACTTCCAATGGTTTTTTTAATAATTTATCAATAGATAAATGTTCTCCAGTTTTTAATAGGTCAATGGCATTACGTAATAATTTCATATATAAAGAAAAACCTATGTTTTTCATGTGTCCACTTTGCTCTTTACCTAATATTTCTCCTATTCCTCTAATTTCAAGATCTTGATTAGAAAGAGAAAACCCTCCTCCAAAATTATTAACTGATGAAATAGCTTCTAATCTTTTTTTTGCATTAATAGTCATTTTATTAAAATTATTCACTAGGAATAAAGCATATGCTTGATAGCGTGATCTACCAATTCGACCCCGTAGTTGATGAAGTTGAGATAATCCAAAATGATCAGAGTTTTCAATAATAATTGTATTTGCTCTTGGAATATCAATACCACTTTCAATAATTGTAGTACAAATTAAAACATTAAATTTATTGTTATAAAACTCATTCATAACTTTTTGTAAATCAATGTTACTCATTTGTCCATGACCTATTTTAATATTAGCTTCGGGAATTAATTTTGATAATCTTTCAGCAATATTTATAATATTTTTAACTTTGTTATATACGTAATAGACTTGACCACCACGTAATATTTCTCGTAAAATAGTGTTTCTGACTAATGTAGAACTGTATTCTTGAATATAAGTTTTTACTGCTAATCTTTGAGCAGGCGGTTTTTCTATAATTGATAAATCTTTTATACCAGTCATAGCCATATTTAAAGTACGAGGAATAGGTGTAGCTGTTAAAGTTAATATATCAATATTAGAGTATTTTTTTTTGATAATTTCTTTATGATTAACACCAAATCTATGTTCTTCATCAATAATTAGTAAACCAAGATCATACCATTCTATCTCTTTTAATAATAATTTATGAGTTCCTATTAAAATATCAATTTTACCATTTTTAGTATGTTGAAGAAGTAAATTTTGTTGTTTTTGATTTTGAAATCTAGATATTAAATCAATGTAAAAAGACCAATTAGAAAAGCGTTTTTTAAAATTTTCATAATGCTGTTGAGCTAACAATGTAGTTGGGACTAAAACTGCTACTTGTTTTTTATTAGATACAGATAAAAAAGCAGATCTCATTGCAATTTCTGTTTTTCCAAAACCTACATCGCCACAAATTAAACGATCCATAGGAGTGGATTTATACATATCTTTTAATACAGATTTTATTACTTGATCTTGATCTGGTGTAATTTGAAATAAACAATCTTTAGAGAATATTTGATATTTTTCTTCATTTTTTTTAAATGAAAAACCTTCTATAGATGCTCTATTAGCATAAATATCTAATAATTGTGCAGCATGATCATATAAAGTTTTACTGATTTTTTGTTTTTGTTTATTCCATTCATCACCTCCTAATTTATGAAGAGGAGCATGTTCTATTGATGTTTCTGTATAAGGGGAAATAAGATGAAGAGATGACACAGGTAAATATAACTTGTCTTCTTCTGCATATGAAATTATTAAATATTCAGATTTAATACTCGCAGTTTTTATTGTTGTTAATCCTTGATATCGTCCAATACCATGCTCAACATGTATAATAGGATGATTAAAAATCAGTTGAGATAAATTGTTTTTTTGTATGTGAGTATTGTCTATAATTGTTGCAATAGATGTATTTTGAGTAATTATTGGTAATAAATCTTTCGTACAAATAAATAAAATATTATTTTTTTTATCAAAAAATCCATTTTTTAATTTACTATTCGTATAAAAAAAATTACTTTCTTTATTAATATCAATTATTTTTTCTATATATTGAGGATAGATTTTATTTTCTATTAATACTTTTAAAATTTTTTGTATATATTCTTTTTTATTTAAACAAAATATTATTTTTCCTGAAAATGAATGAATAAAAGATAATAATTTTTTTATTTTTTCTTGATTGTCGACATTTTTAAATACATGAGGCAACTGTTTGCATGTCAAATTAATA encodes the following:
- the mfd gene encoding transcription-repair coupling factor codes for the protein MKNKDKLLSLQKDSFMPIIDDYILKNKKIINLTCKQLPHVFKNVDNQEKIKKLLSFIHSFSGKIIFCLNKKEYIQKILKVLIENKIYPQYIEKIIDINKESNFFYTNSKLKNGFFDKKNNILFICTKDLLPIITQNTSIATIIDNTHIQKNNLSQLIFNHPIIHVEHGIGRYQGLTTIKTASIKSEYLIISYAEEDKLYLPVSSLHLISPYTETSIEHAPLHKLGGDEWNKQKQKISKTLYDHAAQLLDIYANRASIEGFSFKKNEEKYQIFSKDCLFQITPDQDQVIKSVLKDMYKSTPMDRLICGDVGFGKTEIAMRSAFLSVSNKKQVAVLVPTTLLAQQHYENFKKRFSNWSFYIDLISRFQNQKQQNLLLQHTKNGKIDILIGTHKLLLKEIEWYDLGLLIIDEEHRFGVNHKEIIKKKYSNIDILTLTATPIPRTLNMAMTGIKDLSIIEKPPAQRLAVKTYIQEYSSTLVRNTILREILRGGQVYYVYNKVKNIINIAERLSKLIPEANIKIGHGQMSNIDLQKVMNEFYNNKFNVLICTTIIESGIDIPRANTIIIENSDHFGLSQLHQLRGRIGRSRYQAYALFLVNNFNKMTINAKKRLEAISSVNNFGGGFSLSNQDLEIRGIGEILGKEQSGHMKNIGFSLYMKLLRNAIDLLKTGEHLSIDKLLKKPLEVELYVSSLLPDNYIVDVNTRLFFYKKIFNAENENNIEQIKNELIYQFGPLPDFSKNLIIIAKIRLIAYKIGIKRIKSNKKIGIIEFNNKNSINTQYLLKIFQDEPNTWKMKNSTTLQFIWHPNDDYLRLIWIKNILYNLSKQS
- the pgl gene encoding 6-phosphogluconolactonase, with amino-acid sequence MKEVVYIANSVSENIEVWNLYKNGEMNLIQTVITDGQVQPLKIIKSKNLLYAGIRPNNRIITYCIDDNGFLKKKSESFIPGNPNYISLNYTKEFLFCSSYNSNCISVSPLNKYGIPQNPIQIIYNIEGCHSAKINYKYNILFVMSLKEDTIYLYHLTDHGILKNTEQKLLHTKKNSGPRHIIFHPNKDFIYTINELNGTIDVWRINKKNNIIQVENIQNINILNNVLSDRYWSSDIHITQCGRFLYASDRFLNIISLFHIDQKNYNITFFESYPTVEQPRSFSINDNNTYLIVTGEKSNTFILYSISQINGTLKKINIYNTSTNPIWILMHTINKN